Proteins from one Chroococcidiopsis sp. CCMEE 29 genomic window:
- the nrdR gene encoding transcriptional regulator NrdR, with product MQCPFCQHPDNRVLESRSTEAGQSIRRRRECLNCQRRFTTYERIEFVPITVVKQNGERESFDRSKLLRGIVRACQKTGISAMRLEAIVDEIESELQQRAIREVSSLEIGELVLQHLKLLSEVAYVRFASVYRQFQRIRDFVETLDDLSRDGETKSDNPEEIVIGNPNSSEQSHSAYEFTHY from the coding sequence ATGCAATGTCCTTTCTGCCAGCATCCAGATAACCGCGTGCTTGAATCGCGCTCAACCGAAGCCGGACAAAGTATCCGACGGCGGCGGGAATGTTTAAACTGTCAGCGTCGTTTCACTACTTATGAACGCATTGAATTTGTACCAATTACGGTAGTTAAGCAGAACGGGGAGCGGGAGTCGTTCGATCGTTCAAAACTATTGCGTGGCATTGTGCGAGCCTGTCAGAAAACAGGGATTTCTGCCATGCGATTAGAAGCAATTGTCGATGAAATTGAGTCTGAACTTCAACAGCGAGCCATACGAGAAGTTAGCAGTCTTGAAATTGGTGAATTAGTACTGCAACATCTAAAGTTGCTCAGTGAAGTCGCCTATGTGCGTTTTGCCTCTGTATATCGCCAATTCCAACGAATTCGAGATTTTGTTGAAACCTTAGACGATCTTTCTCGGGATGGTGAAACCAAAAGTGATAACCCAGAGGAAATCGTAATTGGAAATCCTAATAGCTCCGAACAATCTCATTCAGCTTATGAGTTCACTCACTATTAA
- a CDS encoding photosystem II reaction center protein T yields the protein MESVAYILILTLALGTLFFAIAFREPPRIEK from the coding sequence ATGGAAAGTGTTGCTTACATTTTGATTCTCACCCTGGCACTAGGAACCCTGTTTTTTGCGATCGCCTTCCGGGAACCCCCTCGGATTGAAAAGTAG